TAAAGATGATATTGTCGTAAAATTCTTTTAGCGACTTGAGGTCTTCAATGGAGACATTGCATCCCAGATAAATGGTTTGGTAATTTTCATTGAGCGCTTCATAATTCAGGTACAGCAGCCCCAATTCGTGGATCTCATTTTTTGGAAGGTAAAACACGAATATATTAGAGGTTACGGTTGGTTTTTGCGCCTGCAGCAAATCAATATTCACCATCAGCTTCTGACGGATAAGATTGGTAATAAAATGCTCATGTGCGGGTGTGATCGTTCCGGCCTGCCATAACATACCGATCTCATTTAAAAGCGGTATAAAAACAGCGGTGAAGATTTCCCGGAAGCATTTTTCCCCCAGTAGTTCTTCATAGGTAGCTACAAATAGATTCTGGTCAAAATTGAGCATGGCTATTTTAAAAGCATTAATAGTATGGCCTTTAAAATTTTTATTGGTGATAATTTCCTGTACCAGCTGGGGTATTTTTTCCGGTGGGTATTTTGAAATTTGTGAGATTTTATAACCGTGGTTGTGCAGCAACGTAATGTTGAGTAATTTCTGCACATTCGGAAGGTCGTAGTAGCGCACATTGTTATCAGTCCTCATGGGTTCCAGTACGGCGTATCGTTTTTCCCAAATCCTGATAGTATGTGCCTTAATGCCGGAAAGATTCTCTAAATCTTTTATGCTGAATACATTCTTGCTGTTGTTCATTAGTCGTTTGTCTTATGCAAAATTAAAAAAATAAATAG
The Flavobacterium kingsejongi genome window above contains:
- a CDS encoding MerR family transcriptional regulator; its protein translation is MNNSKNVFSIKDLENLSGIKAHTIRIWEKRYAVLEPMRTDNNVRYYDLPNVQKLLNITLLHNHGYKISQISKYPPEKIPQLVQEIITNKNFKGHTINAFKIAMLNFDQNLFVATYEELLGEKCFREIFTAVFIPLLNEIGMLWQAGTITPAHEHFITNLIRQKLMVNIDLLQAQKPTVTSNIFVFYLPKNEIHELGLLYLNYEALNENYQTIYLGCNVSIEDLKSLKEFYDNIIFTTYMTTEPSKEEVNTYIGLFASEILNDTNSQLWVMGRMTNYLKHILPSDKIAVLESIPDFLNKL